The Bactrocera dorsalis isolate Fly_Bdor chromosome 2, ASM2337382v1, whole genome shotgun sequence region atttgtatttccaaGTTAACTGTCGGCAAGTATtcttaaaacagaaaaaaacgtAAACTTTGGCTGCCTCGAAGGTAAAATACCCTGGATTATACAAAATAATTCATACAAGAAATAGCTTCTGATCGGTAAGTTTGTACAGCAGCtttatgatatagtggtccgatatgaacaatttcttcagagattgtatctttgccttggataataatccatgtaaaatttcgtgcagatatgtcaaataaataagtttgtaGGGGGAAAACGACCGcatgcaaattttcagatcgatatctcaaaaactaagaatGCCAACAAAGAACTGAGTTCAAGCTTAAATTCAAATTGAACAAGCGCGGTAGAAGCAAATAGTTTCCAATCTAGCGATCAACGCTAAGTTTGCCCGTAGGGTgagtattttcatatttacgcAATACGCACATTTACACTCAGTGGGCACCGTAATTGATTGCGTATTGTAATATGTAAtaactaattttaaaaacaaaattcaaaaatttgggtgtgttattttttattcaaggtGTTAAATAGGGTCAATGAAGTCAGATACAGATAACACACCCAGTTACAGGAATTCCAGCAACTTTTTACACATATAAactatttgtgttttttttttataatcgtaGATCATGTGTGGTAGAAATTATTCGGTTCCCATGTCAATGACCACGTTTTCCAACACTTCGAGTACGTGATCATTCCATTCTCTTGTACGATTGTTCGACTGATTGAGACATTCCGCTTGTTTTGTTGTAGTTCtagtgaaatatttaattttttcctttataaTCTTGACTCTCTTTAGTACTCGTTTATTTATCCTACGCTTTTCCTCAGCTGTTTCTTCACTgcctataaataaaaaaaatgctgttATAAATGAAAAGGAATGCAAGTAAGTTAAATAGCACCTGAAGCCTCTGAACTTATGTCATCATCGGAATTAGATGAACAACTTTCTTCATCATCTTCCTCAATAGATTGCAAGAGCTTAGGAACCCGTACCCTCAATTGATGTACAGGACCTGTAGAGTTACCGGattaataattatatgcaaTCAgatgttaaaaaaagaaaatttgttaatttcggttgcaccgaatGGATCATtggtatttttcaatattactgttatatattgtatactcACCGTAAGATACAACTACAGGACCCAATGGATAACTTCggacttgaaaaataaaatatttgaaattataattgtacattgtgtaataataaaaactttaacatACCAGGATCTAAGCAAGGATCAGTAACTGTGTTCAAAAGACTTATATCGACTATTGAAGAAGGCGCCCCAACAAATAGGTTATATGTTCTGCTTGACTcatctaaatatgtatatgcataaatatattaaatatatgtatttgagagCAAATTTATTCGGGTACATACTATAAACGAACCGCTTAACTGGCACATGGTCTTCTCGAACTGCAGGTACTGCGggaaacattttcttaaattattacaaaaagaaCACAAGACTTTGAAAAAAGACGAGAACACAAACGTACAACGACTTTGGTGGTCAAAAGGCAAATGGACGATTGTAACATAAGGGCAAAAACAGATAACTTAACTTTGACATTCAATTCAACGGTTTTCTTACGGTTtcctgttattgttgttgcagctagAACTATCTTCTCTGATGTGCGTATTCATTttcagaatgaataaattcataGTTTAGGTAGGCAtgaaagtttataaatattgcaaaatagaGAGAAATCTTCACTTGTAACTATCAGAAAAccttaaattttaatcaaataatctaaaattttaatttattgttttgttttcattaaattatttttacaaacatattttttacgcAGATTGCAACCCTGCTGTCAACGTATTTTTCCGTTTCACTTTGTTTTGTCAGTAACAGCTGTTCAACTGCAATTGAGAATTCCttgattaaaaacaaaaaaaaaaactgttgcaGATCTCTGGTTGCAGCGTACATAATGGATCAATTTGATAGTGAAAGCTACTGGAATCGTTCGTCGAGCAGAGGGTTCAGTTTCGACGATGATGAGGATGTTCAAGGTGTAACTGCTGCTGGCAGTAATGTGAATGTGAACAATATACTTAATGACTACGATACGATCTCAGAGGCGAGCTTCGACAATAGCGCTGCAGGCAGTGCACTTAATCTGTCAATAAAATCTGTAATCTCTGAGGAAGCATTAAAAATGCTAATCCAAGAACAAACACTTGATGACCGTATAATGTCGAAGGGTGTTGCGCCGGAAGAGGAGTTGCGTTTGCTACGCAGGCAAATACAAACCACTTTTTACAATCCCTCACCAGAAGCCACCGCGTATAAACTATTGCTTGGCAAATGTGCGTCTTTGGAAGTATTTAAATCTATGCACGAAAAAGAGCAATTGTTAGATGCAGTGCTGAAGTGTGGCGGCGGTGATGCCGTTATAGGTGTGCTACTTTTCTTAAAAAAGACattaaatcacaaaaattttctcaaaattctCGAACAAAGACCACAAGCCTTGCAAAGCTATATTGGCTATCTGCAGCAGCGACAGAGCCAAGAAGCTGTCGAAGTGCTACAACACTTTGGCAAACATCAAGAAGCATcattaatacaatttaaatCTGCTATGACCTGTAATAATCTGCAACAAcgcaaacaaaaattgttacaactactcgatcaataTAGCGGTGACATGGGTGTGGTGAGCGTCTATTTACCACACTTTGAAGCAGCATTAAAGCTGCTTGAGCTGATCGAGAAAGAGCGAAATACATTGGACAATCTGGTGGATATAAACTCAACCCCCATTGAGGTGCTATATCAATGCTGCCGTAAGCACAGCAACTGGAAGGAACAGGATTTGACACGAGCTACATCACCTTTTCGTCTGAGTGCCGATCTCCATATTTCACCAGCGCAATTCGAATGGACTGCTTTGAATGAACGCGCAAATGCGCAGGCCTACGCTGATTTGGAGAGTGTTTTCGAACGTGTGCCTGCTTGGCTACCGCTGAAACAGAAACAATTTCACATAAGTTTCTCATTAGAATTGGCAGTGCTTCGTCTATATGCGTTGCAAGCGCCCACGAGCGTGCTGTACATGTTCCTATCGAAGATGAGTAATACGACGGAAAAATTGGAGCTAGCTAAGCGTGTTAAGTGCGTGCGTGCGGTTGTCGATGCTTTAGCTGGCATGAAGGATGCAAATCAATTGACGCAACTAAAAGACAGTTTGCCGGAGCGTTCAGAGGAGCAATTCTATTGTGAAAAAGCGTTGAAAACGCTGCAAACAAAGCGTTGGACCACGGATAATATTAAGTTGAAATTATAGTGCGgagtaatatttatttgtgtatgaTTTGAATCTCGGACAACTGCACatggtttttaaaaaattattaccaGCGATATATTAATAagcgtaaatatatatttttgttcaatgcaattaagttgaaaaaaaaaatatttgaaaaggtaTGCACAACTATTTTTTacgaaattcattttattatttaggaaaaaacgtttattttttatttaaatttcttgatATTACTATATTTTATGATGTTTATGGTATGTTTTATGTCTGTACTTGTTTATTCGCAAATTCTTTGCTGAACTCCTACAGTTTTAATCGcatgtttttctattttttgtaacTGGAAATTTCCAAGATCACAAGCTGTCAACGTACAAAACCGTTGTGTTTATGGATGTGTACAGATTTGgttatgttttgttttgtctttttttttagttactGTACTTATGACTGTATTATtgtttcaatttgaatttttatacattattttatatgcaaattattaactaaatgatcatttgtgtaaaaaatgtaaagcagttttatttttgcaaaatattttaggcaaaaaaatgtgaaatttatacGTTGAAAAACGTTCACTAAAGCAATGCAAGTTTGACTATATAGTTACTAcaagttttttactttttctcttttgtattatattttaatttattatttgctaGGCGCGTTAAGCGTAAAGCACAAGTCGCTAGACAAAGCGAACTTAGAAACtaacttaaattttcaatttaaagttgcatttaccaatttttatttacttttcactAACGGTATATATTTAACTATGTGCTTCAGAAAGTAATTGGTTATTTATCTACTTggtatttttctttgaaataccTCAGATTTGAGTTTTTGAAATTGTGTATGTTGATAATATTTAGTGGGTGCCTTATACATGTCTATGtagttgtatgtatatgtattatttaaaatagcGGAAGTAAAAATAGGTGAAAAAGGAGatttttacatataataaaatggaATATACATAAACGCGGAAGGAAAATTTCTTatgaaaaatttggaaaataaaccaagaaataaaattttacggaaataCAGCTTTGAGTTAAGCTAAAAAGTTAATGACAGAGGACCTCTAGATATTAAGCGTTCGACAATTGAGAGATttgttactaaaaattttagtttactaataaaaaatatttcaaaatataaaaacatactaAACTTGAGAATTAAGGGTTGcggattttgaaataaaaaaaatttggattaaTAATTAGATTTggaattgaaacttttttttaatctaagAAGTCGTACTTATACCATTTTGAatcaaacattaaattttccataaacatcttggattaaaaatttgattttcaattttagaaTACGAAGTATGCGAacgtgaaaaatttttaatgcatcATTTGCAAccctataaaaaaattgaattattattatttttaatgaaaaaatttatatggaaaaaaataaaaataatgcagtAAAGTACTTAAAGTTGACTAATTTCCGACAGTTGATTTAACCGGACCTAAATATGCCACGAACTGGCctcttaacccttaaatgcatgatgatgtatatatacatcagtgttttcttccttacataatttctaaacggtaactcaaacacagtattttttacttttattaggtgctaaaaatatctgtgttgacttttgaatgcaaactttcatgatatgacatttcactttttaattttaataatttgacagcttggcgcgccacttaaaaaatacacacttggtatttaaaaaggaaaaatcatgcatttaagggttaaaactaaaattggcattcaattgcaacaaaaatgaattacaaaactattaaattaatatatgtaaaataaaaagtgcttTCCATCCAAactaaaattagttaaattcaAACTCGCTTACTTTTGATCTTTGAAAGGAACTTTCATGGGCAGTACGACGTGTTTGAAGGGCAAATGAGACAAAAACAAACTCAACGCAAACACAGCAATAATGCATATAATTTATGAGGTATAagcgaatatatatatatataaagttataTTACATTTTCTCGttaacacaaatatatatatatatacataagtaagatGTAAATTTGAATACAATAAAAAACGACAAAAGAACTaaagaaaataagaataataaaataaaataaacaactcaTATCACgaatcaataaattaaaaacaagttaAACTAATGGTGCTAAGCACCAGCAACTAATTGTTGCAGTGCTGCATCAGCCTCTGGCAAACGATTGTTTTGAACTTAACACTTAGGCTATCGAATATCACATCCGTGTCGTCCAGCTTGCGGTGCACTTGCTCAGCGtcgttttgattttgatttagtTGCGACTCCTCCTGCGCAAAGTAGCTCTTGAATTTCTCATTTAAGTTACGCTCCAGCatggtgttgttattgttgaagAACAGTACATACGACAACTCAAGCAAATAATAATCGAGATCGCCCAAAAAGAAACGCTCACACTCGAGCATATCGAACTTCTGCGCCATGAAGTGTTTCAACAAATAGTAAATTAAGTATTTCACGTCCTGGCGACGCAGTGGCACGGAGCCGGTGTCTTTGGAGAAGTATGCGAATATTTTCAATGCTTTGCCGGCGCTATTGCAATTCTGCAAACACAATACGAAAGCATCGACGAATTTGAAATTCAACATAAGCGTGCGTATACGATACTCCAGACGTTCCTTAGCGAAGTCGCACACCCTGTTTGGGTTGTAGAGACCGTGAAATACATAGAGGCAATAGTGTATGTACTGTCGCAACTCTTGCAGATTCGCATCATCCTCTACAGTCTCCTCAGCTTCCACGGGCGCATTCGAAGTGAGCGTACTTTGTGAGCCGGCCGCTTGTGTTGGTGTCTGTACGTCGTCGTTCGCATCATGCTTTGCCGTTGCTACTAGCGGACATTGCTCGGCACTCGGCTGACCGGCCACACAAACACCGCTGGCATCGGAATTTTCGGTGACGGGCAGGCGCGCGTAACTCTGCTCATCGGGTGTTAAATCATCCACAGCAGCGCTGTGTTGCGCATCATCCGCTGTAGCCGCGGCAAGTGGTAGCGCGCCCGCTGCACCTGAGGAGGGCAGCAATGAGAAGTTCAGTGAACAAC contains the following coding sequences:
- the LOC105233227 gene encoding uncharacterized protein LOC105233227 is translated as MFPAVPAVREDHVPVKRFVYNESSRTYNLFVGAPSSIVDISLLNTVTDPCLDPVRSYPLGPVVVSYGPVHQLRVRVPKLLQSIEEDDEESCSSNSDDDISSEASGSEETAEEKRRINKRVLKRVKIIKEKIKYFTRTTTKQAECLNQSNNRTREWNDHVLEVLENVVIDMGTE
- the LOC105233228 gene encoding vacuolar protein sorting-associated protein 16B, with translation MDQFDSESYWNRSSSRGFSFDDDEDVQGVTAAGSNVNVNNILNDYDTISEASFDNSAAGSALNLSIKSVISEEALKMLIQEQTLDDRIMSKGVAPEEELRLLRRQIQTTFYNPSPEATAYKLLLGKCASLEVFKSMHEKEQLLDAVLKCGGGDAVIGVLLFLKKTLNHKNFLKILEQRPQALQSYIGYLQQRQSQEAVEVLQHFGKHQEASLIQFKSAMTCNNLQQRKQKLLQLLDQYSGDMGVVSVYLPHFEAALKLLELIEKERNTLDNLVDINSTPIEVLYQCCRKHSNWKEQDLTRATSPFRLSADLHISPAQFEWTALNERANAQAYADLESVFERVPAWLPLKQKQFHISFSLELAVLRLYALQAPTSVLYMFLSKMSNTTEKLELAKRVKCVRAVVDALAGMKDANQLTQLKDSLPERSEEQFYCEKALKTLQTKRWTTDNIKLKL